A genome region from Candidatus Manganitrophus noduliformans includes the following:
- a CDS encoding PAS domain S-box protein, with the protein MDRDREGIRTSKTQSKLKNPIEKNRIGKRSPSKKGGEAPFESIHLQWKRFLQGLPPEGPLRNVILESWRRSRADGIDPAPSQLSPRRITEDDLQARLDTNRELVDIAALHLDWISSSLAQILHAVFLVDRDGIVLYATGNDSRMRESFHVEPGYDWSERKMGTNAVGTALAGNQAIAVSGPEHFIQLFHHYACTGVPIHANGQVVGAIGIGTPVADGHPERMILTSHTAYVIEQELMHRQTASQAESIKAEAMMLLSNSLDYKTILSIIARLVVPRLADWCIIDMVEENQLIVRCAVAHADPSKSTLAHDLRHQSLNPDVPYGAPRVTRTGRSELYPEISDLAKKEGASDERHFRLIQQMNAISGMVVPIPGRGRVMGAITFISAESGRRYNRVDLALAEDLARRAGLAIENAQLYRAAQEEIAERKRTQEALRRSEERFRQVSESGIVSLAFFDLTGRITDANDAFLKMIDFTREELLEGKVRWDQLTPPEWMERTRQAVQEFKTRGRCTPYEKEYFRKDGTRFWGLFGGAMLESGAEGVAFVVDITERKRAEAALRNSREQLQAILDNTTAVVYLMSIDHRFMMVNRQFERLFDLKKAEVDGKSIDDLFPKEVADAFRANNENVLEAEHALEFEEEVPLVDGVHVYLSMKVPLFDQTGKPYAICGISSDITDRKRMEETLRQKTREAEEASRAKSQFVSIISHELRTPLNAIIGYSGLLKRPEFTERPGKRSEMNDRIYYNAHILLELINNLLNLNRMEAGQMPVEAETVFLADVVGGIVENLRPMGEEKGLKVAFINEDGPLPIHSDSKKIEQIVTNLISNAIKFTDHGAVTVRLSDRSAEQRAVIEVSDTGIGIGEGDLPRLFEPFYQADPSDTRSYEGTGLGLSIVKKFTELLGGTVRVASTLGAGATFTLSLPYERKPPS; encoded by the coding sequence ATGGATCGCGATCGGGAAGGCATCCGAACGAGCAAGACCCAGTCAAAATTAAAGAACCCCATCGAAAAAAATCGGATCGGCAAGCGCTCTCCGTCGAAAAAAGGGGGTGAAGCGCCATTTGAATCGATCCATCTCCAGTGGAAGCGGTTTCTTCAAGGGCTTCCGCCCGAGGGGCCGCTGCGAAATGTGATCCTGGAGTCGTGGCGGCGGAGCCGCGCCGACGGCATCGATCCGGCACCGTCTCAACTTTCCCCCCGTCGCATTACAGAAGATGATCTTCAGGCTCGGCTCGACACGAACCGAGAGTTGGTCGATATCGCCGCCCTTCATCTGGATTGGATCTCCTCTTCATTGGCGCAGATCCTTCATGCCGTCTTTTTGGTCGATCGGGACGGCATCGTCCTTTATGCGACCGGAAACGATTCCCGCATGAGAGAGTCGTTCCATGTGGAACCGGGATATGATTGGTCCGAACGGAAAATGGGGACCAATGCGGTCGGAACGGCCCTGGCGGGGAACCAGGCGATCGCGGTCTCGGGGCCGGAGCATTTCATTCAACTGTTTCATCATTATGCCTGCACAGGGGTTCCGATCCATGCAAATGGCCAGGTCGTCGGCGCGATCGGCATCGGGACCCCCGTTGCGGACGGCCATCCGGAGCGGATGATCCTGACCTCCCACACGGCCTATGTCATCGAGCAGGAGTTGATGCATCGGCAGACCGCAAGCCAAGCGGAGTCGATCAAAGCCGAGGCGATGATGCTCCTGTCCAACTCGCTCGATTATAAAACCATCCTTTCCATCATTGCGCGCCTGGTTGTCCCTCGGTTAGCCGATTGGTGCATCATCGATATGGTCGAAGAGAATCAGTTAATTGTTCGATGTGCGGTGGCGCATGCCGATCCTTCCAAAAGCACCCTCGCACATGATCTTCGGCATCAGTCGCTCAATCCGGATGTGCCTTATGGCGCTCCTCGGGTGACACGGACCGGTCGATCGGAGCTCTACCCTGAAATTTCCGATTTGGCCAAGAAGGAAGGGGCCTCGGATGAGAGGCACTTTCGCTTGATCCAGCAAATGAATGCGATCTCAGGTATGGTGGTGCCGATTCCGGGTCGGGGTCGGGTGATGGGGGCGATCACCTTCATCTCGGCAGAATCGGGCCGGCGTTATAACCGGGTCGATCTGGCTCTCGCGGAAGATCTCGCCCGCCGGGCAGGGCTTGCTATTGAGAACGCGCAGCTCTATCGCGCGGCCCAAGAAGAAATCGCGGAGCGAAAGCGGACGCAAGAGGCGCTGCGTCGAAGTGAGGAGCGGTTTCGCCAGGTGAGCGAGAGCGGCATCGTGAGCCTCGCCTTCTTCGATCTAACCGGGCGGATTACCGATGCCAATGATGCGTTTCTCAAAATGATCGACTTTACACGGGAGGAACTCCTCGAAGGGAAAGTGCGTTGGGATCAACTGACGCCGCCGGAATGGATGGAGCGGACACGGCAAGCGGTCCAAGAATTTAAGACGCGAGGCCGGTGCACCCCTTATGAGAAAGAATATTTCCGAAAAGACGGCACCCGGTTCTGGGGTCTGTTCGGCGGCGCCATGCTTGAAAGTGGAGCGGAGGGGGTTGCCTTTGTGGTCGATATCACCGAGCGCAAGCGGGCGGAGGCGGCGCTTCGGAACAGCCGGGAACAGCTCCAGGCGATTCTCGATAATACGACGGCCGTGGTTTATCTGATGAGCATCGATCATCGGTTCATGATGGTCAACCGGCAATTTGAAAGGCTCTTTGATTTAAAGAAAGCAGAGGTGGACGGCAAATCAATCGATGACCTCTTCCCTAAAGAGGTGGCCGATGCTTTCCGCGCCAATAATGAAAACGTGCTGGAAGCCGAACACGCTTTGGAATTCGAAGAGGAGGTTCCGCTGGTGGACGGCGTCCACGTTTACCTTTCCATGAAGGTTCCTCTCTTCGATCAAACCGGGAAACCGTATGCGATCTGCGGCATCTCCAGCGACATCACCGATCGAAAGCGGATGGAGGAGACCCTCAGGCAAAAGACCCGCGAGGCGGAGGAGGCGAGCCGGGCCAAATCACAGTTTGTGTCGATTATCTCGCATGAGCTGCGAACGCCGCTCAACGCCATCATCGGTTACTCCGGTCTCCTGAAGCGTCCCGAATTTACCGAACGGCCGGGCAAGCGGTCGGAGATGAACGACCGTATTTACTACAACGCCCACATTCTTTTGGAGCTGATCAACAATCTTCTGAACCTCAACCGGATGGAGGCGGGGCAGATGCCGGTGGAGGCGGAGACGGTGTTTCTCGCCGACGTGGTCGGCGGCATTGTCGAGAATCTCAGGCCGATGGGAGAGGAGAAGGGGCTGAAGGTGGCGTTCATCAATGAAGACGGCCCGCTGCCGATTCACTCCGACTCCAAGAAGATCGAGCAGATCGTCACCAACCTCATCTCCAACGCCATCAAATTCACCGATCACGGCGCGGTGACGGTGCGGCTGTCGGACCGCTCGGCCGAGCAGCGGGCCGTCATCGAAGTGTCGGACACCGGCATCGGGATCGGCGAGGGGGATCTTCCGCGTCTTTTTGAGCCGTTCTACCAGGCCGATCCTTCCGATACCCGATCTTATGAGGGGACCGGATTGGGGCTCTCCATCGTGAAGAAATTTACCGAACTGCTCGGAGGGACCGTCCGGGTGGCGAGCACGTTGGGGGCCGGGGCGACCTTCACCCTCTCCCTCCCCTATGAACGGAAGCCTCCGTCGTAA